A region of Sulfurimonas sp. DNA encodes the following proteins:
- a CDS encoding DUF3137 domain-containing protein, giving the protein MKTASELTDFYYETLYPTLKNLEKDRKSLRDKIIIIGMILSLICLALIFLLSSFIQQSPDILIFIGIGYMAVGGFLYKFFIKDYTNEFKQKVIRPLIGAIDSSLSYSSDIHIPQKFFVRSDLFSSPDRISGNDYVQGNIDATKIEFSDIHAEKKHKDSKGRTSWSTIFQGLFIVADFNKNFLAKTVILPDTAQSTFGDLIGSWLQSNNFSRDELVKMDDNNFEKEFVVYSSNQIEARYILSHSLMKKLLDFKHKSKHPLYISFIGSHIHLAIYYDKDLFEPTVFRSLLNYKIAMEYVKTLHLAIGIVDELKLNQRLWSKR; this is encoded by the coding sequence ATGAAAACAGCAAGTGAATTAACGGATTTTTACTATGAAACTCTATACCCAACTCTAAAAAACCTAGAAAAAGATAGAAAAAGTTTAAGAGATAAAATTATTATCATTGGAATGATATTATCACTTATCTGTCTTGCGCTAATCTTTCTACTGTCATCTTTTATACAGCAAAGTCCCGATATTCTTATCTTCATTGGTATTGGATATATGGCAGTTGGTGGTTTTTTATATAAGTTTTTTATCAAAGATTATACAAATGAATTTAAACAAAAGGTTATAAGACCTCTTATTGGTGCTATTGATTCCAGTCTATCATATTCAAGTGATATCCATATTCCACAAAAATTTTTTGTGCGTTCTGATTTATTTTCTTCTCCTGATAGAATAAGTGGAAATGATTATGTTCAGGGGAATATAGATGCAACTAAGATAGAGTTTTCAGATATTCATGCCGAAAAAAAGCATAAAGATTCAAAAGGGCGTACTAGTTGGAGTACAATTTTTCAAGGTCTTTTTATAGTAGCTGATTTTAACAAAAACTTTTTAGCGAAGACTGTTATCTTACCAGATACAGCACAAAGCACTTTTGGAGACTTAATAGGAAGCTGGTTACAATCAAATAACTTTTCAAGAGATGAACTTGTTAAAATGGATGATAATAATTTTGAAAAAGAGTTTGTAGTTTATTCAAGCAATCAAATAGAAGCAAGATATATTCTGTCTCACTCACTGATGAAAAAACTGCTAGACTTTAAACATAAATCAAAACATCCACTATACATATCATTTATAGGCTCACATATACATTTAGCTATCTACTACGATAAAGACCTTTTTGAGCCAACAGTATTTCGTTCACTATTAAACTATAAAATAGCGATGGAGTATGTAAAAACATTACACCTTGCCATCGGCATAGTAGATGAGCTAAAACTAAATCAAAGACTTTGGAGTAAAAGATGA
- a CDS encoding EI24 domain-containing protein → MIVQSIKDLLTPKMLKYSIVPFLLTLVVMYVLFFIVAGIGVDQLGEMSVHSSQTTMQNGIPHTESFDTMIEGTAIIQFLMSYAITSWIATFLIYALGSFAVLYMSIFIAVIVIGFLTPFVLKELQFRHYGDVDMIGYSNIFESIFLVFKWAVIMLLLFILLVPFYFIPLVNIVAFNLPLYYFFHKMITFDIASNICTKEEDKQIKYFRGSSIKFKTLTLYLLSLIPFVIFFGAIFYVIYLGHTYFIEVRKIRNNVQ, encoded by the coding sequence ATGATAGTACAAAGTATAAAAGACTTACTAACACCTAAAATGCTAAAATATTCAATCGTGCCATTTTTGCTAACTTTGGTAGTAATGTATGTTCTATTTTTTATAGTAGCAGGTATTGGAGTTGATCAACTAGGAGAGATGTCAGTTCACTCAAGCCAAACAACTATGCAAAACGGCATCCCTCATACAGAGAGCTTCGACACAATGATAGAAGGTACGGCAATAATTCAGTTTTTAATGAGTTATGCCATCACTTCATGGATAGCAACTTTTCTCATCTACGCTCTTGGTAGTTTTGCTGTTCTTTATATGTCTATTTTTATAGCCGTTATTGTTATTGGTTTTTTAACACCTTTTGTTTTAAAAGAGCTTCAATTTAGACATTACGGTGATGTTGATATGATAGGATATTCAAATATATTTGAGTCCATATTTTTAGTATTTAAGTGGGCAGTTATCATGTTACTTCTTTTTATACTTTTAGTGCCTTTTTATTTTATACCACTTGTTAATATTGTAGCTTTCAATCTACCACTGTACTACTTTTTTCATAAGATGATAACTTTTGATATAGCCTCAAACATCTGCACAAAAGAAGAAGACAAGCAAATAAAATACTTTCGTGGAAGTAGCATAAAATTTAAAACATTAACTCTATATCTTTTGTCACTAATTCCATTTGTTATATTCTTTGGTGCAATATTTTATGTGATTTATTTAGGTCACACATATTTTATTGAAGTTAGAAAAATTCGTAATAATGTACAGTAA
- a CDS encoding paraquat-inducible protein A — translation MYSKNLSSGILSVILVLIIAFMAFQAYLFSVKYDKEMASHAQNYKIENKIDHYIQKTNNIIQDYFSEYIRGETKEQKPHELSKINKENTQLYTTLYFIALGVLLLTYFFSSKEIFIVSILSAALISWFVGIFAPIMTVEIFKDLPIFGFTIFKYESKGIWSTVEKLWILQNYFLAVVITLFSIAIPIIKTISLYFSVLMKINIKYIDFITKWSMADVFIVSLLLTNLSLSVDEFTNAEVQIAVYFFCTYVVLSILSSYIIIKEREK, via the coding sequence ATGTACAGTAAAAACCTTTCCTCAGGTATATTGTCTGTAATTTTAGTTTTAATAATTGCTTTTATGGCATTTCAAGCATACTTATTTTCTGTAAAATATGACAAAGAGATGGCTTCTCACGCTCAAAACTATAAAATAGAAAATAAAATAGACCACTATATACAAAAAACAAACAATATAATACAAGATTACTTTTCTGAATATATACGTGGCGAAACTAAAGAGCAAAAACCACATGAGTTATCAAAAATAAATAAAGAAAACACACAACTTTATACAACACTTTATTTTATAGCTTTAGGAGTATTACTACTTACATACTTTTTTTCTTCTAAAGAAATTTTTATAGTATCAATTTTAAGTGCTGCTCTTATTTCTTGGTTTGTTGGTATATTCGCACCAATTATGACAGTTGAAATTTTTAAAGATTTACCAATTTTTGGATTCACTATATTTAAGTACGAGTCAAAAGGGATTTGGAGTACAGTTGAGAAATTATGGATTTTACAAAACTATTTTTTAGCTGTTGTAATTACACTATTTAGTATCGCTATACCTATTATTAAAACTATATCACTTTACTTTAGTGTTCTTATGAAGATAAATATTAAATATATAGATTTTATTACAAAATGGTCAATGGCAGATGTGTTTATTGTTTCTTTATTACTTACAAATCTATCTCTTAGTGTCGATGAATTTACAAATGCAGAAGTTCAAATAGCTGTTTACTTTTTTTGTACCTATGTTGTACTTTCTATATTATCGTCATATATAATAATAAAAGAGAGGGAGAAGTAA